ACACGTGTGTTATGGGTCACAATATTAGCAGCTGTCTGGCTCATTAGCCAGCTATGATGATAGCACGTGCAGCCTTGTTAAGATGAATGAATCAAAGGAGATGTTAGATTTGTCATTCTATCATTGTCTACTTACTCATTCAACTTTAAGAACGAAGTTTTAATGCAAAGAGTCTGTGGCTTCATAAAATATGGATTTTTATTTGTTGGTGGGGCTGTAGTAAAAAAATTAATCTGACTTGATTGCACCAATTGTTAGGAACtattagggaaaaaaaaatcattaagaTCGTTTATAAAAGCCTGATCACAGGTGCACTTACTGACAGCTTACATAAGAACTGGAGTCATTGTATTCATGAGTGAACCAGGCAGCTGTTATACAGCCATTCTTCAGATGTTGTTCTGTTCAACAAGCAGCATTGTGGGTCAGGTTTCCCTCAACCAGAGTCAGCTTATGTTTCAACACGTCTTCAAGAGATTCAGAGTTCCTTCTTACTACTCTGCGTTTTCAACTCGAGTAATGTCAGATACCACATAATGCCGTTCCTCTACAGTCAGATATTTTCTTCCACTGACTATTAATGTGCTTGATCACATGCATGGTGGTAGTATAATGTTGTGGCGGCTGTGACTCAGCTGGGATGCAGGTGTTACTATGTGGTCTGGTTGTCATCTGTGCTGGTCCTCCTGCTGGATGTCTGAGAATAATACACAGTAGATACTAACCCATAGTCCCCAAATCAGCCATAATGTTGGTAATTGGTCAGCCACGACTAAGTGGTCTCAAATTGGGCTTGATTCATGTAGTCTGGTCCCGGCATATCTGTTAGCCAACTTATTTTAAGCgtactgttttcttttgtatgtaGCTGACTTTTAAGGTACAGTTTCCTTTTAAAGACTTAAAGAGTAACACAAGGAGGCTTTATGTTCTTTTTGGACGGTGCCACCACTGTGTTGTGATTGGTTGGACTATTTACCTTTGGAATGAAAAAAGTAAACACTTGAATGTGAGAAACCGTAAGATGGTGTAATTACATATGAAAAATGATCAGTTAATAACAAATAATGGATAATTTTTTCGTTTTTTTGGATACTGAAAAAAGTGTGCATTTTCAACCACCTGTTCTACTTTAAAGTGAAATCAATTTTTGGATTACATGTTTTATGAATAAGAgcataataaaagaaaaatgtttcataTGACACacattaattttcttttcaaaagtaaataaatctatcaaattaaaatgtatttaaaactATCTAATGGTCATATGAAAATAGCATATAATAGTGACGTACAACATATTTCAGTACTCAAAATGGCCTCTACCTATTGGCTTGCAGTAGTTAGGACcttcagtcaatcaatcaatcggtGTTCCCAAGTGAGCTGATGCAGATAGCTTCCACCAGACACCGCCATGTCTCTGCCATCAGAAAGTTCTCATTTATTAGAAGTAATAATCTCTATATTAGGCTATATATCAATCACAATTTCATCATAGTCAGTTTTAAATTCAGAGTTAACAAATGTCTACAAGTACCACCAGACATAAAACAGTTAATTAGATCAGGGAATTAGATTATCTGTGCTGGCAGTGGTTCGATACGCTCGGGACAGCATGGAGCCGTCACAGTTGTACATCACCAGTCACTTTGTTGCTGACTACCTTCTGCTGATGCAGTGACAAAGCATTTTCTACACTACAGCATTTCCACCATTACTGGTGAGTAATAAATAGATTGATATTTAATCGGACAATAAAAAGAAACTCATGAGTGAGCCCTGTCAGAGATGAATCATGTGTATAATTGAATGAATTGATGGGCCCATTTACTTATTTGTAAGGTTTTGCTAACCCCTCTTTTTATTGTCCAATTAAATATCAATTACTGAATAGTTTCATAAACTGACCACTAaactcctctcttctccatcgTCCCATCCCAGGAAGTCGTGGAGGCCGTCGGTGCAGGAGTGGATCCCAACAGCAACGTCACCTTTGTCAGCCAATGGGATCTGGCcagtgccttttttttctcaggaaCAATCATCACAACCATCGGTGGGTGTCCAGTAGAACCATTGAGACCAGCAAAACTGTGACTTGTGACTGGAATCTGATTAATTCCTGACCTTTAATGTTGTGCTTTCGTATCACCTTTGAACCCGCATGTTCAGGTTTTGGAAATATCTCCCCCAAGACGGAAGGAGGGCAGCTGTTCTGCATCTTCTACGCACTGGTGGGAATCCCGCTATTTGGTATCCTGCTCGCTGGAGTGGGAGACCATCTGGGTACTGGGCTGAGGAAAACTGTTGCCAAAATAGAGACCCTCTTCCTGGTCAGACTCTAAACAGAGCTTTCAACATCGTCTTTGCTTACACTGTACACGTACTTCCCTTCATTTGTCTAATCGCACTACGTTGTTTCACCTTGCTGACAGAAATGGCGAGTTAGTCCAACCATTGTGCGAGTGATCTCAGCCGTCCTGTCCATCCTGCTGGGTTGCCTGCTCTTTGTTGCGGTGCCTATCCTGGTCTTCCAGGAGGTGGAGAAGTGGACTCTTCTGGAGTCTGCCTACTTTGTAGTTATCACCCTGACAACAGTGGGATTTGGTGACTATGTTGCAGGTATACAACAGTGAATCAACCACCCATACCCTGACATTGGTGCATACAGCGTCTCTGAGGGAAAATGATATATAGAGGCATCCTTTCTCAGGGCTGGACTTCACTGTTAGATGGATGACAACTGCCTGGTACCCTGAAATACGAGGGCCCCCAATGGCTGCACTACAAAACCTACAAATTATATTCCCACTCTAGCATATCTTATTTTTATACACCCTCAACTGTGCACCTAAATGTACTTGTTTTTAAGAACACTAAAAGCCTTGAAGCAACACACTTCTGCACACAGCATCAAACCCTGAAACAGAGTCATCACAATTAGTATTTCAACAGAGAGCACAGTAAAGCACGAATCGCAAACGTCACCTCTTCTGTATTTGAAATCTCTGTAACCATTAGCAACATCATGGTACTAACAGCCCCTGTTTTGACCTGACaagaaataaaatctgaattcaaaaagagagaaagggagagaaaaggtgCAGCCGCATGCTGTCCCAGAAAAGTTCAGCTCCTTTATTTGAGTTATAAACACCTGAGTTCCAAGTTTTACTGAGGTAATTTACAGGAGTATtatcagaaaaaaatacttaaatgaTCAAAGAGAGCATATTCGTTATTATATTACtggatcattattattaataaattgCCATGTAAGTTatactttaatgttgcagctggttgaGAGGTGAAGAACATCTTATTTACTTTATATATTATTGTCTTGTTTGTTCTTTGCATCATGTCATGTAGAAATATTAAGTAGAGTAAAAGTACCTTAAGTACAAGTAAGTAAAATTATATTTAGAAAATGTAGTAGTAGAAAATGTACTGTCTGAATGGCTGGCCCAGTCAGAGGTTTATGTGAGGGAAACCAAAGTTAATGATTTTATCCATGAAGTTCAGGAACCTCCTTAAAACCAATGATACTCCCAGCCAAGAAAAGGGTGTGACTCATGAGGGAGGTCTTGTGTGTGGAGTCCCTAAATCACTTAATCTACCCTCCTCCCACCTGCAAGAGAGTAGGGTTTATTTTTGCTCTGAGGTCACATCACAGTTAAACTTGGGCTAACCAGAGAGGCACATCAGAAGCCAAGGAGCATAGAAATGTCTAAAAAGACATCCGCAGTAAGTATTCTatgggttttttctttttttaaacggGGCCTGAACCCTGTACAACACATAATTCAATAAAACTTTACTCAGGTAATCATTTCCCTGTTTGTAGGCAGCCAACGTGAAAACACTGTTTCCATTGCAGTCTAATTTACCAGTATCTGACTTGTGCTTGCTTttgcatattttcattttttcgtTGAATTTATTGATCTGTAGATGAGTTTCTGATATGACTTAATTAGTCATCCGTAAATATGACTGTCAGTTCTAATGCATTAAGTTCACTTAGCACAGACAATTTTCATTTATCTCATGAATTATTGAGGATTTTGCTCTTGTAACAGATGAATTATTCATCAGCTAATCTGCTGTACAGTATCTCCTGTGTTAAATGCTTATTTACTCCACAGAAAAGAATGGGTGGATGAATGTATTGCCTTTATCCACTGCTACTGTATACTGTGCCTTTGCATCTTCTGAAAGGGAATTCTGGAAACGAGGGGAGTGACCACTGGTACAAGCCTTTGGTGTGGTTCTGGATCTTGCTGGGTCTTGCCTACTTTGCATCTATCCTGACAATGATTGGTAACTGGCTTCGGGTTCTGTCTAAGAAGACCAGAGCTGAGGTACTTCTTCTCCTCTTATGTCTGTTTTGTCACGTCTTATCTCTACCACTTCCTTTCCATCATCTCTGGTTTCATCCTTCTCTTAGATGGAGGGACTTCGAGCCCATGCCACTGATTGGACTCAGAACATCCAAAATATGTCGGTGGATTTTCGTATTCCAGGAAAAATCGATGACCCTTTCAAGCGGCGTCGGCGAAAGCGCCGCCACGGCCCTCGCAGCCATGGTCACAGTGTGTCAGCTACTGGTGACCCTGAGGGGAAAGAAGAGCAGCATGAAAATCAGACAGAGTCTGGATCTtacacctcttcctcctcctctaacgAGTCGGAGTCTGGGTCAGAAACAGACTCTCAGGCCACTCAAACGGACCGAGTTCCCGAAGAAAAAACTGCAGAGCCTGAAAAGGAGACTCTCCCAGATCCCCACCTGTCTCAGCCTCTGGACTACTTTGGGGAGAACCTTGCGTTCATTGATGAGTCTTCAGATGCTCAGAGTGGTAAACTACACTTGGATCCTCTGCTGGACACGACACAACCCAACATTCCACGCTCTCGTCACCCAAAGAGAAGACGCCAAAGGAGACCTGTTCCACCGAGAAGCCCCAAAATCCACCGCTCCAACCACGTCAAGAAGGAGCCCAATGGAAACGCGAAACCAGTTCCAACTCTACCACTGAAGCCTTAAAATCAAAGCTGATTACAGAAACTGCACTGCTAGCACAAGTATCGACTTGAGAAACATGAGATGT
This region of Chaetodon trifascialis isolate fChaTrf1 chromosome 16, fChaTrf1.hap1, whole genome shotgun sequence genomic DNA includes:
- the LOC139344759 gene encoding potassium channel subfamily K member 4, which encodes MRCSTLLCILTGVLLYLVLGAVVFRALEAPMEEGKHMQLQDTRRGFLLNFTCVSPDNLQDLIEEVVEAVGAGVDPNSNVTFVSQWDLASAFFFSGTIITTIGFGNISPKTEGGQLFCIFYALVGIPLFGILLAGVGDHLGTGLRKTVAKIETLFLKWRVSPTIVRVISAVLSILLGCLLFVAVPILVFQEVEKWTLLESAYFVVITLTTVGFGDYVAGNSGNEGSDHWYKPLVWFWILLGLAYFASILTMIGNWLRVLSKKTRAEMEGLRAHATDWTQNIQNMSVDFRIPGKIDDPFKRRRRKRRHGPRSHGHSVSATGDPEGKEEQHENQTESGSYTSSSSSNESESGSETDSQATQTDRVPEEKTAEPEKETLPDPHLSQPLDYFGENLAFIDESSDAQSGKLHLDPLLDTTQPNIPRSRHPKRRRQRRPVPPRSPKIHRSNHVKKEPNGNAKPVPTLPLKP